One Fusobacterium ulcerans DNA segment encodes these proteins:
- the citC gene encoding [citrate (pro-3S)-lyase] ligase, with product MNIEKVNLSNPFEKKEVVDFLAGFDLKYDENIDYTVVIRENDKIIATASKGKNIIKCFAIDKNHQGEGISGSILTNVTNKMFDQGYLHSMVFTKTSNQDIFSGIGYKEVAHTDKVILMEMGINSIDKTINKIKKDFDVKTETQKAMLVMNCNPFTYGHQFLIEKAASENEEVLIFVVQEDKSVFPFKTRYNLVKKGTAHLGNVKVIPGTEYIISSATFPNYFLRKEDDSLMEYTKLDATIAGKQFGEKLNINRRYIGEEPYCPVTKKYNDALMEILPEYGMEVVLVPRKELHHTAISASIVREKLKEGKIEELKEFVPPTTFEFLISPEGKEIEEKLKNSNSPH from the coding sequence ATGAATATAGAAAAAGTCAATTTAAGCAATCCTTTTGAAAAAAAGGAAGTTGTGGATTTTTTAGCTGGTTTTGATCTTAAATATGATGAAAATATCGACTATACTGTTGTCATCAGAGAAAATGATAAAATTATAGCTACTGCTTCAAAAGGAAAAAATATTATAAAATGTTTTGCCATTGATAAAAATCATCAAGGTGAAGGAATTTCTGGTTCTATTCTTACAAATGTAACTAATAAAATGTTTGATCAGGGATATCTTCACAGTATGGTATTTACAAAAACAAGCAATCAGGACATATTTTCTGGAATAGGTTACAAAGAAGTAGCTCATACTGATAAAGTTATTCTTATGGAAATGGGTATCAACAGTATTGACAAAACTATAAATAAAATAAAAAAAGATTTTGATGTAAAAACTGAAACTCAAAAAGCTATGCTTGTTATGAATTGCAATCCATTTACTTATGGACATCAATTTCTTATAGAAAAGGCTGCTTCAGAAAATGAAGAAGTCCTCATTTTTGTAGTTCAGGAAGATAAATCTGTTTTTCCTTTTAAAACAAGATATAACCTTGTTAAAAAAGGAACTGCTCACCTTGGAAATGTAAAAGTAATTCCTGGAACTGAGTATATAATTTCTTCTGCTACTTTCCCTAATTATTTTCTTCGTAAAGAAGATGATTCTCTTATGGAATATACAAAATTAGATGCTACTATAGCTGGAAAACAGTTTGGAGAAAAACTAAACATAAACAGAAGATATATAGGAGAAGAACCTTATTGCCCTGTAACTAAAAAATATAATGATGCTTTAATGGAAATACTTCCTGAATATGGAATGGAAGTTGTTCTTGTTCCTAGAAAAGAACTGCATCATACAGCAATCAGCGCTTCTATTGTCAGAGAAAAACTAAAAGAGGGTAAAATTGAGGAATTAAAAGAATTTGTTCCTCCTACAACTTTCGAATTTTTAATCAGCCCAGAAGGAAAGGAGATAGAAGAGAAACTGAAAAACAGTAACTCTCCTCATTAA
- the citX gene encoding citrate lyase holo-[acyl-carrier protein] synthase, translating into MFDLNKFLEFREERVELQNSLIKKYSLPLIAVRTNYPGENKLEALAVRIADIAAGEMEECFSEKIVYRETLENLEGKIYLFVIDEKAENIKKTTVYFEENHILGRCVDIDVYDTEGNGLSRSQFGYEKRKCLICDEMAFICGRAMKHSHQEIKNVLMEKYIQYDNYIIQREKIVKKLGDIAVEAMIFEAATSPSFGLVSPLTQGSHDDMDFFTFLKSSFAIKEGFEKMARVSYSYLTLEKAFLRTRKIGIETEKTMFEATENINTHKGMIFLLGIAVVTASRALYEGISFNDIQPMIKNMCKDILKDFENIKDKTNLTHGEKLYKNYGFTGVRGEVREGLDIIFNGSLNVFEKSIEKSNDMNLASLQTLIFLMGKVMDSTIVHRHDIHMLRRVKREAEEFFAAGGVYSELGRETAENIEKTYIKERISPGGSADLLAVTIFLYKLKNLFF; encoded by the coding sequence ATGTTTGACTTAAATAAATTTTTAGAATTTCGAGAAGAGAGAGTAGAACTTCAAAATTCACTTATTAAAAAATATTCTCTTCCTCTTATTGCTGTGAGGACTAACTATCCAGGAGAAAATAAACTTGAAGCTCTAGCTGTAAGAATAGCTGATATAGCTGCTGGAGAGATGGAAGAATGTTTCTCTGAAAAGATAGTATATCGTGAAACTTTAGAAAATCTTGAAGGAAAAATATATCTTTTTGTAATAGATGAAAAAGCTGAAAATATAAAAAAAACTACTGTATATTTTGAAGAAAACCATATTCTTGGAAGATGTGTAGACATAGATGTCTATGATACAGAGGGAAATGGTCTTTCTCGAAGCCAGTTTGGATATGAAAAAAGAAAATGTCTTATTTGTGATGAAATGGCTTTCATATGCGGAAGAGCCATGAAACATTCTCATCAAGAGATAAAAAATGTCCTCATGGAAAAATATATACAATATGATAATTATATTATCCAAAGAGAAAAAATAGTAAAAAAACTTGGAGATATTGCTGTTGAAGCTATGATATTTGAAGCTGCTACTTCTCCATCTTTTGGTCTTGTTTCTCCTCTTACTCAAGGATCTCATGATGACATGGACTTCTTTACTTTCTTAAAAAGTTCATTCGCTATCAAAGAGGGATTTGAAAAAATGGCAAGAGTTTCATATTCTTACCTTACCCTTGAAAAAGCTTTTTTAAGAACAAGAAAAATAGGAATTGAAACTGAAAAAACTATGTTTGAAGCTACTGAAAATATTAATACCCACAAAGGAATGATCTTCCTTCTTGGTATAGCTGTAGTTACAGCTTCACGAGCATTATATGAAGGAATTTCTTTTAACGATATTCAGCCTATGATAAAAAATATGTGCAAAGATATATTAAAAGATTTTGAAAATATTAAAGACAAAACTAACCTCACTCATGGAGAAAAATTATATAAAAATTATGGCTTCACAGGAGTAAGAGGTGAAGTAAGAGAAGGTCTTGATATAATTTTTAATGGTTCTCTTAATGTTTTTGAAAAATCTATTGAAAAAAGTAATGATATGAATCTTGCATCTCTTCAAACACTTATTTTCCTTATGGGAAAAGTTATGGATAGTACTATTGTTCACAGGCATGATATCCACATGCTCCGCAGAGTAAAAAGAGAAGCAGAGGAATTCTTTGCTGCTGGTGGAGTCTATAGTGAACTAGGAAGAGAAACTGCTGAAAATATTGAAAAGACCTATATAAAAGAAAGAATAAGCCCAGGAGGAAGTGCTGATCTTCTTGCTGTTACAATTTTTCTATATAAATTAAAAAATCTTTTCTTTTGA
- a CDS encoding MarR family winged helix-turn-helix transcriptional regulator: MENHKDLYYEEIVDKWVSMDESEEIVNKRFKSLNKKSEILYNFVIAYTNYMNAKRDYGTGEELSMTEAHILTDIVDFEGITVTELSKKWRKTRSAISQTIKSLLKKEYIYRVNSKDDAKFFYLYPYDKAKDFALAHKRYDNIDIVKTNKSLLEKFSVDDLVTFDNILEEYTSILLKGETKKENKE; the protein is encoded by the coding sequence TTGGAAAATCATAAGGACTTATACTATGAAGAAATTGTTGATAAATGGGTCAGCATGGATGAAAGTGAAGAAATAGTAAATAAAAGATTCAAATCTCTAAATAAAAAATCAGAGATATTATATAATTTTGTTATTGCTTATACAAATTATATGAATGCAAAAAGAGATTATGGAACTGGTGAAGAGCTGTCTATGACAGAGGCTCATATACTTACTGATATAGTTGATTTTGAAGGTATTACAGTTACTGAGCTTTCAAAAAAATGGAGAAAAACAAGAAGTGCTATCTCACAAACTATAAAGAGTTTATTAAAAAAAGAATATATTTACAGAGTAAATTCTAAGGATGATGCTAAGTTTTTTTATCTTTATCCTTATGATAAAGCAAAAGATTTTGCTCTTGCTCACAAAAGATATGATAATATAGATATAGTTAAAACTAATAAATCACTTTTAGAAAAATTTTCTGTTGATGATCTTGTTACTTTTGATAATATTCTTGAAGAATATACTTCTATTTTATTAAAAGGTGAAACAAAAAAAGAAAATAAAGAATAA
- a CDS encoding peroxiredoxin-like family protein produces MIVRKNEFLENFVYNTAYEIGKDYFKSKGSKIGVLAFLRYYGCTICQLDIMEFNKLYEKFEEMGADIKIVLQSTPDVIKEADKKAKLKFEIICDPKQELYEKFEIKAAESLEGLKAGNIAEKVADAKSMGLSHGEYEGNELQLPAMFIVDGNNKVIYSHYAKDGADIPRAKEVLDMVYNHICTK; encoded by the coding sequence ATGATAGTAAGAAAAAATGAATTTCTTGAGAATTTTGTATATAATACAGCATATGAAATAGGAAAGGACTATTTTAAAAGCAAAGGAAGTAAAATAGGAGTGTTAGCATTTTTAAGATATTACGGCTGTACAATATGTCAGCTGGATATTATGGAATTTAATAAATTATATGAGAAATTTGAAGAAATGGGAGCAGATATTAAAATAGTACTGCAATCAACCCCAGATGTAATAAAAGAAGCTGATAAAAAAGCAAAACTGAAATTTGAAATAATATGTGATCCTAAACAGGAATTATATGAAAAATTTGAAATAAAAGCAGCAGAATCTTTAGAGGGATTAAAAGCGGGAAATATAGCTGAAAAAGTAGCAGATGCTAAAAGTATGGGGCTTTCTCATGGAGAATATGAAGGAAATGAGCTTCAGCTTCCAGCAATGTTCATTGTAGATGGAAATAATAAGGTGATATATTCTCATTATGCAAAAGATGGAGCAGATATTCCCCGAGCCAAAGAAGTGTTAGATATGGTATATAATCATATTTGTACAAAATAG
- a CDS encoding APC family permease, whose translation MSNLTSTKELKRTLGFWDLMGASVGQIIGAGIMSLTGVAIGMTGRSAPLAFVLSAVMVLISWYPLTLINTTARFRGGQYSIIGSLLGEKYTGAYIIIFILTNISLSMYCLSFADYALPFLPFVPRKLLAIGILIILYGLNFLGIDKFAKFQNVIVVSLVVALTTFTVYGFGKIDPNYMDPASFMTGGWLGLLRATAQLTFATGGAQVIANLSGEAKNPTRDIPRVMVTSTLAVAVLYGFMATVAAGVFPVAHVANEPLTHVAKEILPKQLYVFFIIGGAWAALISTLNSQLASATKPLMQAANDGWLPAKLATLHRNYKTPMYLLTIFFFVGLLPIVFNLNISIISKIVTTVQSVTNSMIALCLLNVAKKLPKQWENSPLHIKEGAAKALVTAAVMIFIVQAILLGTSLSLPLLIGNGCVIIFAFTYANVRYNSGKIKCDISYEVEDTKEEEEKVE comes from the coding sequence ATGAGCAATCTGACTTCAACAAAAGAACTAAAAAGAACACTTGGCTTTTGGGATTTGATGGGAGCATCTGTGGGGCAGATAATAGGAGCTGGAATAATGTCTCTGACTGGGGTGGCAATAGGAATGACTGGAAGATCAGCACCTCTGGCATTTGTATTATCAGCAGTGATGGTACTTATTTCATGGTATCCTTTAACTCTTATCAATACTACTGCAAGATTTAGAGGTGGGCAGTATTCAATAATCGGTTCACTTCTTGGGGAAAAATATACTGGGGCATATATAATAATATTTATTTTAACAAATATATCATTATCAATGTATTGTCTTTCATTTGCAGATTATGCATTGCCATTTTTGCCATTTGTACCAAGAAAACTTTTGGCTATTGGAATTTTGATAATATTATATGGATTAAATTTTTTAGGAATAGATAAGTTTGCAAAATTCCAGAATGTTATAGTAGTTTCTTTAGTGGTTGCACTTACTACGTTTACAGTTTATGGATTTGGAAAAATAGATCCTAACTATATGGATCCAGCAAGCTTTATGACTGGAGGATGGTTAGGACTGCTTAGAGCTACTGCTCAATTGACTTTTGCAACAGGAGGGGCACAGGTAATAGCTAACTTATCTGGAGAGGCTAAAAATCCGACTAGGGACATTCCTAGAGTTATGGTAACATCAACTCTGGCAGTTGCAGTTCTCTATGGATTTATGGCAACAGTTGCAGCAGGAGTATTTCCAGTAGCACATGTAGCTAATGAACCTCTTACTCATGTGGCTAAAGAGATACTTCCAAAACAGTTATATGTATTCTTTATTATAGGTGGAGCATGGGCAGCCCTTATTTCAACACTAAATTCACAGCTTGCTTCTGCAACAAAACCATTGATGCAGGCAGCAAATGATGGATGGCTTCCAGCAAAACTTGCAACACTGCATAGAAATTATAAGACACCAATGTATCTGTTGACAATATTCTTCTTTGTAGGATTATTACCAATAGTTTTCAATCTTAATATAAGTATAATATCAAAAATAGTAACAACTGTACAAAGTGTTACAAATTCTATGATAGCTTTATGTTTATTAAATGTAGCAAAAAAACTTCCTAAACAATGGGAAAATTCACCACTGCATATAAAAGAAGGAGCAGCAAAAGCTTTGGTAACAGCAGCTGTAATGATATTTATAGTACAGGCGATACTTCTTGGAACAAGCTTATCATTACCGTTACTAATAGGAAATGGATGTGTTATAATTTTTGCTTTCACATATGCAAATGTAAGATATAACAGTGGAAAAATAAAATGTGACATAAGTTATGAAGTTGAAGATACAAAAGAAGAGGAGGAAAAAGTAGAATAA
- a CDS encoding MalY/PatB family protein has product MSYDFTTLVSRKNTGASKWEQMYSWNPNVADDVVPLSVADMEFKPAPEIVEGLKKHLDTAILGYTKAYPDFLDSVISWMGRKHKYKVEKEWILNTPGVVNAFYAAVNAFTEPGEGVIIFKPVYYPFSMAIEKNERNIINCPLIENDGYYTIDFEKFDEISKDPKNKLLIFCSPHNPVGRVWTKEELEKVAEISVKNDLVVVSDEIWADLIMPGYEHYMMGRLGGEIEERLITCTAPSKTFNLAGLATSSIIIKNKEIREKYSEMLQIMRSSSVNILGFKACEIAYNQGEKWLEELITVLDINQKVVKEFFEKKFPKIKARLIEGTYLQWLDFKALEISDEELERFMHMDAQFFTDEGYIFGEEGSGYERINLAAPTWVIEAELERLGKALEKIYK; this is encoded by the coding sequence ATGAGTTATGACTTTACAACACTTGTATCTAGAAAAAATACTGGGGCATCAAAGTGGGAACAAATGTACAGCTGGAATCCAAATGTGGCAGATGATGTAGTACCTTTATCAGTGGCAGATATGGAATTTAAACCAGCTCCTGAAATTGTGGAAGGATTAAAAAAACATTTAGACACTGCTATATTGGGATATACAAAAGCTTATCCAGATTTTCTTGATTCAGTAATATCATGGATGGGCAGAAAACATAAGTACAAGGTGGAAAAAGAATGGATATTAAATACTCCTGGAGTAGTTAATGCTTTCTATGCAGCAGTTAATGCTTTTACAGAGCCAGGAGAAGGAGTAATAATATTCAAACCAGTGTATTATCCATTTTCTATGGCAATAGAAAAAAATGAGAGAAATATTATAAATTGTCCTTTAATAGAAAATGACGGATATTATACTATAGATTTTGAGAAGTTTGATGAGATTTCAAAAGATCCTAAGAATAAACTTCTTATTTTCTGTAGTCCTCATAATCCAGTAGGAAGAGTATGGACAAAGGAAGAATTAGAAAAAGTAGCTGAAATATCAGTTAAAAATGATTTAGTAGTAGTATCTGATGAAATCTGGGCAGATCTTATTATGCCAGGATATGAGCATTATATGATGGGAAGATTAGGTGGAGAGATAGAGGAAAGACTTATTACATGTACAGCTCCTTCAAAAACATTTAATCTTGCTGGATTGGCAACATCTAGTATTATTATAAAGAACAAGGAAATAAGAGAAAAATATTCAGAAATGCTTCAGATTATGAGAAGTTCATCTGTAAATATACTAGGTTTTAAAGCATGTGAAATAGCATATAACCAAGGAGAAAAATGGCTTGAAGAATTAATTACAGTATTAGATATTAATCAAAAGGTAGTAAAAGAATTCTTTGAGAAGAAATTCCCTAAAATCAAGGCCAGATTAATAGAGGGAACATATCTTCAATGGTTGGATTTTAAAGCATTAGAAATTAGTGATGAAGAATTAGAAAGATTTATGCATATGGATGCTCAGTTCTTTACTGATGAAGGATATATTTTTGGAGAAGAGGGAAGCGGTTATGAAAGAATAAATCTGGCAGCTCCTACTTGGGTAATAGAAGCTGAATTGGAAAGACTTGGAAAAGCATTAGAAAAAATCTATAAGTAA
- a CDS encoding DUF401 family protein yields the protein MNLDIIKLIIIFTGIVFFIKLKKPLYISILVGAVISVILYRIPIITSFQLAFKSCTSKDTISLVLAFYTITYVQRMMEKRGHLLLAEKSLDNIFNSRRINAMIAPFVIGLLPSAGAVLIAAPIVQNASGDYLTREEQTFVTSYYRHISEAFLPTYSSILLALDLSGVDMTKFVVGMLPMVAILFILGYVFYVRKIPKSNGISQSKDKKDDIINLIISLWPIAVTITIILTLKIPVYMAVIPVIIVSAILNKFSVDELIPMVKTAFETKLIVSTVMIMIFKELLTFTGVIGRLPEYFEKLPIHPAIIFSLIFVIGTLVAGSQAIIALALPLAFATIPDGGLALMILLMCMTYIAMQVSPTHICLAIVTEAFDVSFIELVKKTFPILIIFTAITAVYSYLLFMLT from the coding sequence ATGAATTTGGACATTATAAAATTAATTATCATATTTACAGGGATAGTATTTTTCATAAAATTAAAAAAACCTCTGTATATATCTATATTAGTTGGAGCAGTAATAAGTGTTATCCTCTATAGAATTCCTATAATAACTTCTTTTCAGCTTGCATTTAAATCTTGTACCAGCAAAGATACAATATCTTTGGTCCTTGCCTTTTATACGATAACATATGTGCAGAGAATGATGGAGAAAAGAGGACATCTTTTATTAGCAGAAAAATCTTTGGATAATATATTCAACAGCAGAAGAATAAATGCAATGATAGCACCATTTGTTATAGGGCTGCTTCCATCTGCTGGAGCTGTACTTATAGCAGCACCGATAGTTCAAAATGCTAGTGGGGATTATTTAACAAGAGAGGAACAAACTTTTGTAACAAGTTATTACAGACATATATCAGAGGCCTTTCTTCCAACATATTCCTCAATACTTCTAGCTCTTGATTTATCAGGAGTAGATATGACGAAATTTGTTGTTGGAATGCTTCCTATGGTAGCAATATTATTTATTCTAGGATATGTATTTTATGTTAGAAAGATACCTAAATCTAATGGAATCAGCCAATCAAAAGATAAAAAAGATGACATAATAAATCTTATAATAAGTTTATGGCCAATAGCAGTAACTATAACTATAATATTGACATTAAAAATACCTGTATACATGGCAGTTATACCAGTGATAATAGTATCAGCGATCTTAAATAAATTTTCAGTTGATGAACTTATTCCTATGGTAAAAACAGCATTTGAAACAAAATTGATAGTAAGTACAGTAATGATAATGATATTTAAAGAACTTCTTACTTTTACAGGAGTAATAGGAAGATTACCTGAATATTTTGAAAAACTTCCAATACATCCAGCAATAATATTTTCTTTGATATTTGTGATAGGAACTCTAGTAGCAGGATCACAGGCAATAATAGCTCTGGCTTTGCCACTTGCTTTTGCAACTATACCTGATGGAGGACTTGCATTGATGATACTTCTCATGTGTATGACTTATATAGCAATGCAGGTATCTCCAACTCATATATGTCTTGCGATAGTGACGGAAGCATTTGATGTATCTTTTATAGAATTAGTTAAGAAAACTTTTCCTATATTGATTATATTTACAGCAATAACAGCAGTATACAGTTATCTGCTTTTCATGTTGACATAA
- a CDS encoding NCS2 family permease: MSQNNGILEGMFKISERGSTIRQEVIGGVTTFLAMSYIIFVNPSILGDAGMDVGALITVTCLASAVATLLSGVWANAPFALAPGMGLNAFFTYTLVLGKGVPWETALGIVFISGFFFLLLSIGGIRERIANAIPLPLKIAVGGGIGMFITLIGLKNLGLVVASPATLVALGPITVPVIIGIVGLVVAMVLEIEQVKGGILIGIMVSTILAFITGNVEVPKQIISLPPSIAPIAMKLDILSALKLSLIGPIFSFMFVDLFDTLGTLISCSKQIGMVDEKGHIKGLGRMLYTDVSATIFGSMLGTSTVTTFVESAAGIAVGARTGLASVVTALMFIGALFFSPIVGVVPAYATAPALIIVGGYMFKNVKDLDFTDMKSLFSAFIIIVMMPLTYSISIGLSLGFLTYIILHLVTGDFKKINITLMFIGVLCLVNLMI; this comes from the coding sequence ATGTCACAAAACAATGGTATTTTAGAAGGAATGTTTAAAATATCTGAAAGAGGAAGCACAATAAGACAAGAAGTCATTGGAGGAGTAACAACATTTTTGGCAATGTCTTATATTATCTTTGTAAATCCATCTATACTTGGGGATGCAGGGATGGATGTTGGAGCTTTGATAACAGTAACTTGTCTGGCGTCAGCAGTAGCAACTTTATTATCTGGAGTTTGGGCAAATGCTCCATTTGCATTGGCTCCTGGAATGGGATTAAACGCATTTTTTACTTATACTCTTGTATTAGGTAAAGGAGTGCCTTGGGAAACAGCACTTGGTATTGTATTTATTTCTGGATTCTTTTTCCTTTTACTTTCAATAGGTGGAATAAGAGAAAGAATTGCAAATGCTATACCTCTTCCACTTAAAATAGCAGTAGGTGGAGGAATTGGAATGTTCATTACTTTGATAGGACTTAAAAATCTTGGATTAGTAGTAGCAAGTCCAGCAACTTTAGTAGCACTAGGACCAATAACAGTTCCTGTAATAATAGGAATAGTTGGACTTGTTGTAGCTATGGTATTGGAAATAGAACAAGTAAAAGGTGGAATTCTTATCGGAATAATGGTTTCTACTATTCTAGCTTTTATAACTGGAAATGTAGAAGTTCCTAAACAAATAATATCTCTTCCTCCAAGTATTGCTCCAATAGCTATGAAGTTAGATATATTATCAGCTTTAAAACTTTCTTTGATAGGACCAATATTCTCATTTATGTTTGTTGATTTATTTGACACATTGGGAACTCTTATTTCTTGTTCTAAACAAATAGGAATGGTAGATGAGAAAGGACATATTAAAGGTCTTGGAAGAATGCTTTACACAGATGTAAGTGCTACAATATTTGGATCTATGCTTGGAACAAGTACAGTAACTACTTTCGTTGAATCAGCAGCAGGAATAGCTGTTGGTGCAAGAACTGGTCTAGCTTCTGTGGTTACAGCTCTGATGTTTATAGGGGCATTATTCTTTTCACCAATAGTAGGAGTAGTTCCTGCATATGCAACTGCACCAGCTCTTATCATAGTTGGAGGATATATGTTTAAAAATGTTAAAGATTTAGATTTTACAGATATGAAATCTTTATTTTCAGCATTTATTATTATTGTAATGATGCCTTTAACATATAGTATCAGTATAGGATTGAGTTTAGGATTTCTTACTTATATAATTCTTCACTTAGTAACTGGTGATTTCAAAAAAATAAATATTACTTTAATGTTCATAGGAGTACTTTGCTTAGTCAATCTTATGATCTAA
- a CDS encoding RluA family pseudouridine synthase, with amino-acid sequence MEYIVDKEFEDVRLDKFLRKKYEDIPLTEIFKGIRTGKIKVNGKKSKENYRLQLNDEIKVFFKGGETKEEKLLEVEDKEIEKIKKSIVYENENVLIFNKKNNMVMHKGSGYDFGISELLKGYLKNPNFNFVNRIDKATSGLIIGAKSLVTARELAEEIRNRNIDKRYYILVEGKVKDKEFTIKSYLKKIEDKVIEVEKFEEGAKESLSFFKVKKYGKDCTLLEGTLGSGRTHQLRVQLANMGNAIIGDTKYGKGKEKIMYLFSHYLKINKYGIEIDLPIPDEYIKRLGSN; translated from the coding sequence ATGGAATATATAGTAGATAAAGAGTTTGAAGATGTAAGGCTGGATAAATTTCTTAGAAAGAAATATGAAGATATACCTTTAACTGAAATTTTTAAAGGAATAAGAACTGGGAAGATAAAAGTTAATGGTAAGAAAAGCAAAGAAAATTATAGGCTTCAGCTCAATGATGAGATAAAAGTTTTCTTCAAAGGCGGAGAAACAAAAGAAGAAAAATTACTAGAAGTTGAAGATAAAGAAATTGAAAAAATAAAAAAATCTATTGTTTATGAAAATGAAAATGTTCTTATTTTCAATAAAAAAAATAATATGGTCATGCATAAAGGAAGCGGTTATGATTTTGGAATATCAGAGCTATTAAAAGGATATTTGAAAAATCCTAATTTTAATTTTGTAAATAGAATTGATAAGGCAACTTCTGGATTGATTATAGGAGCTAAATCTTTGGTGACAGCTAGAGAACTTGCTGAAGAGATAAGAAACAGGAATATAGACAAGAGGTATTATATACTTGTAGAAGGAAAAGTAAAGGATAAAGAGTTTACTATAAAAAGTTATTTGAAAAAAATAGAAGATAAAGTAATAGAAGTGGAAAAATTTGAAGAGGGAGCAAAGGAAAGCCTAAGTTTTTTTAAAGTGAAAAAATATGGAAAGGACTGTACTCTTCTTGAAGGAACTCTTGGAAGTGGAAGAACACACCAGCTAAGAGTTCAATTAGCTAATATGGGAAATGCAATAATAGGTGACACTAAATATGGAAAAGGAAAAGAGAAAATAATGTATCTGTTTTCTCACTACTTAAAAATAAATAAATACGGAATAGAGATAGACCTCCCTATTCCAGATGAGTATATTAAAAGACTTGGTAGTAATTAA
- the rodA gene encoding rod shape-determining protein RodA, which produces MGKSRDTALILKKIKKMNNLLLLNAVIIVVISVLTIYSATIHKTTLFYKREAFWGIIGIFVYLFFSFIDYRKYAKYYKLIYILNILILLSVYVVGVKRLGAQRWIDLGPISIQPSEIGKILVILTFSEFLVSKYRDRFIGLKSVLISFLHILPVFLLILKQPDLGTALILMMTYFVLIFIHGIDWKSIIIMVITGIVSVPTAFFFFLKDYQKQRVLTFLNPEADLLGSGWNVTQSMIAIGSGGLYGKGFLNSTQSKLRFLPEAHTDFIGSVFLEERGFIGGIVLLGLYLILILQIVYIADTTEDKYGRLVCYGIASIFLFHLIINVGMIMGIMPVTGKPLLLMSYGGTSLLISFMMLGIVQSVKMYRD; this is translated from the coding sequence ATGGGAAAAAGCAGAGATACAGCTTTGATTTTAAAAAAGATAAAAAAAATGAACAATCTTCTTCTGCTTAATGCAGTGATTATCGTTGTGATAAGTGTACTGACAATCTACAGTGCTACTATACATAAAACTACTCTTTTTTATAAAAGAGAAGCTTTTTGGGGGATCATAGGTATATTTGTATATCTATTTTTCTCTTTTATAGATTATAGAAAATATGCAAAATATTATAAATTAATCTACATACTTAATATTTTAATTCTGCTTTCAGTATATGTAGTTGGAGTAAAGAGACTTGGAGCTCAAAGATGGATAGATCTTGGTCCTATAAGTATACAGCCTTCTGAAATTGGAAAGATACTGGTTATCTTGACTTTTTCAGAATTTCTTGTTTCAAAATATAGAGATAGGTTTATTGGATTAAAAAGTGTTTTGATATCATTTCTTCATATTCTTCCAGTATTTTTATTGATATTAAAACAGCCTGATTTGGGAACAGCTCTGATACTTATGATGACTTATTTTGTCCTTATATTTATACATGGAATAGACTGGAAATCAATAATAATAATGGTTATCACAGGAATAGTTTCTGTGCCAACAGCCTTTTTCTTCTTTTTAAAAGATTATCAAAAACAAAGGGTGCTTACATTTCTAAATCCTGAAGCAGATCTTTTAGGAAGTGGTTGGAATGTTACACAGTCTATGATAGCTATAGGTTCAGGAGGTCTTTATGGAAAAGGATTTCTGAACAGTACTCAAAGTAAATTGAGATTCCTTCCAGAAGCACATACAGACTTTATAGGTTCAGTATTTCTGGAGGAGAGAGGATTTATTGGAGGAATTGTTTTATTAGGACTGTATCTTATTCTGATTTTACAGATAGTCTATATAGCAGATACTACAGAAGATAAATATGGAAGACTGGTTTGTTATGGAATAGCATCTATATTTTTGTTCCATCTGATAATAAATGTTGGAATGATAATGGGAATAATGCCAGTAACTGGAAAACCTCTTCTTTTAATGAGCTATGGAGGAACATCTCTTTTGATAAGTTTTATGATGCTTGGAATAGTTCAAAGTGTAAAAATGTATAGAGATTAG